The Ptychodera flava strain L36383 chromosome 16, AS_Pfla_20210202, whole genome shotgun sequence region tttttctctTAAAATCTGTGACTGCTTAAGAATTAAACGTTTATGTTAAGTCACTGTTACACAATACTGCGACAGCTTGAAAGTTAAGAAACATAAAACTGACAAGCATGTTCTTACCGCACCGGCGAGCCAAGCAAAACTGGAAGAAGTTTTGAATTCAGGTACTCTGGATTGgacaaaatgtataaattaatgcTGAAGATGACCATCGACAGCAAAATGAGGGAATTCCAATTTAAATTACTACATAATATTCTTTTTACCAATGAAAAACTTCACAAACTAAATCCCAAGAAATGTCCAACCCCTCTGTGTATACATTCTGCATGAACAAAgctatgaatatttattttatgcatGCTCATTTTCAGTGTCCCTTTAGAGGAATCTACTATTCTATTGGGGAGACTCTCTAGAGTTGAGCTCACCTCCAAGCAAACTCTGCTTGGTTATTTCAGATCCGAATGAATCTCTGTTAGTTAACTTTATTAGTTTACTTGTGAGTAAACATACCTATTACTGTAAAATGAACGGTGTTAAGCCAAGTTTTGCAGGATTGGTGTCTTTCATACGACGATATATCAGAAAGAGAACTTCATTGCAAAAAAGAATAACAAGATAACAATGCACTTGGAAAAGTATTTTCCTATATTATTTGTGCGATAATTGATGTATTCACAGGGGAAAACTAGTACACTAGcataaagaattgtaaaattttaaggAAAATACCCAATAAAAttctttaaatacaaaaaaaaaaagaaacatgaaACTGTCTCTAATTTTTGTTTAATAAGCAAGCTAGCAGCAGTCTGAAAAAATGACCAGACTAGGGGAAGCCAGGAGGGGAGTCCCCTTTCCGATGCTTCAcatttgaaaactgaaaattgaaaaaagtctgttGGTGATATCTAGAACATTATATCACATCTGATCTCCACTAACCCAATCACAattttctgtgcatttatacATTTGATGcttacatatttacataaacACTGAAGTATCTTCTAGCAGAGAGATGCATCAAGGACAAGCATACGTTATTActgcaaaaaacaaacaaacacagggAGCGTTTGAAAGCAAATGTAATGTTTCTAATCACTGCATTACTCGATACTGgtgagtgtgtgtgtttgtaacCTAGCAGCTGTAAAGCAGTGAAAACATTTGGTAGGTCAGGGGGGTCTCCCCTCATAATGCACTAATAATGCAGTTTTAGAAAAATTGATGTTAAAATAGCGCCAGTTAGTGAAACGTAGAACAACTGCCACACGTAAACAGTTTGCGTAACCCCTGGTTTTTATCAGATTTTGACAGTGTTTTGAGTGACTTCTTTGCCATTCTTCCGAccccaggctgtaaataatgatgatTCCTTGACTGTGAACTACTGTGTATGGACACTTTTGTTCATTCTACTTAATATAGAGATTATTTAAGGGGCTATTTGCTTATCACTTAGAAATTCTTACAACATGTACATATTTCTGTGCATTTCTTGGAAAAAGTAGCACTTGACAAATCAATATGAACATTTCGATTGGGTCTGTTTAATTAATGTTTTTCGAAATTATGTACGCCATCAAATGGTAATTGAAATTCTTCAATAGCCAGGCTTTAATTCCTTGCATCTACAGTCTCAACGAAAATAGTAACATTCACATGATTTCAATcccaacacgattggaactaatttgggataatcggatggtgaagtaatgtctatttaatctacaaatgttatctcatttgCTTCTTTATATTACccatgtttttatgagtaatttgcaatattgcaacattcagctatacggcacctaacatttttgagaaatttgcaaaatatgaaaatccaattttcccaaattagttacaGTCGTGCTTCCCAGTTTCAACAATCATGTAGCGGTTTTGTTCAATCATGAGCAAATGAATGCTGCCATAGGACAACAATCACTACTCAAACATAATTTTCAGCAATATTCATGTTTACCATATATCAATGTGATAAATACTTCAATATATGTTTGTACTAATATCAGGTGTCAATAGTGTGCTCATGTTTTTCCGTAATCAAACGCACAATCAAGCAAACTATGAAGACGCTGTTACTTACAACTGTTgtaataaaaaaagttttggGCACTGTCAATTATTAACAAAGCATCGAGTTaatctaacataagcaagcgatgtaatctttgtatatcagaaaagcttcACACTATTAGGccaaatgctgacaaatctacgctgtcaaacaaacgctctgatttggtttcaaaatgtcgccatcaAAAcgaatattatttatcaaattttaataccACCGACAAATAGAATAGTACGGCCCAagcatataaatgagagtgtagagctaagaattttttcacttctgtctgaagattgcaggatgcatgaaacccGAGTAACATATATTAATACTTTGCACTTGAAGCAATTTATGtaatttatatatacatacatacacatacatacatgcatacatacatacatacatacatacatacaacacacaaaaaaaaaaaaaaaaaaaaaaccacaccacccccacacacacaacacacatatatatatatatatatatatatatatatatatatatatatatatatttatcaaactttaaaattttgacatcagaaacaaaatgactgccatTCTCTCATTAAACAAAGGATGTCCTGTCTCCTTCAGACCGAGATTGCAAGGCCAGTGCTCCCTCATCGGAATTTGGTTGATACGGCTTGAAGTATTCTATTTCTGTATCAGAGTGATGCACTTTGGATGGCATAGTGGATTTGACCGGGGCAAGTGAAGTCCTTAACGGAAGACAATCTTCATGATCATCCTTGTCTGCATTCACGTAGTATTCCTCAGAGAGTCCATCATAGTCGGCGCCGCAGGCTGCACGTGATGTTTCGGGTCTCGGTATTCCTTCTCTATCGTCCAATGTGGAAATGTCATCCGTTCCCACGTATTCGTTACCGCTGAAAGCTGGAATAATCTGCTGGTTCCCGTCCTGCATATGCAGTCCAAATGATTCATCCTGTGCACTGCCCGCTATTTCACTTGGTGCAACATAGTTCTCATCTTCACTTTCGAGCACTGAAGCTTTCATAATGGCATATGAATTATCGTCCATTTTAACTCCAACCGCTGGGGGCGGCTGCTGTAGGTATTTCTGTCCTGGATCAGATGTATTAAGAGCGTCATACTCAGGCAAATGCTGGCTCATCGTGGTGTAaccttcctcttcttcctcttcctcgGTCACTTCTGGTATCAATTCAACAACACTGTTTGTTGGTACATTGTATATGTTATGGGACGAAGAGCAGTCTGCATCATCATCATAGGCATCGTCGCCCGATCGCCTCATTTTGCGCTTCATAGTAATTGATATCAGACGCGGTTTTGACGCAGTAGACTCAGTGGCTTGAACTCTCTGTTGCATCTCACTTGACGTGGTTTCGTAGGGATTTGGCACAGCGGACGGAGCTGTTGGATATACTATATGGCTCAAAACTTTCATGAGCTCCCCTGTTATTGTCGGTGGTCTTTCATCGTCTACCTTCTCTTCCATGCAACTACAAGAGCAAGCATCTCCAGAACCCCTGAAAGCCAAGTTTACACAACAGAAGGCTGTAAGCGACCATGATTTGTCATTTGCCAATGTTGCCATGCTTCAATATCTTATTGTAAAAATCTGCTTTTAATGATATTAATTCAAAATAAGCCGATTTTACATAACTTGTAAAAGAATACAAAGTAACTTTTAAACAGATGTGAAATCAGTATCTATTTAAATATCAGAGGAATAAAATACGTCGAATGAAAAAGGCCATGCAGTCGTTATTTATCACTTGATAGTTATAACACTGTCTTGTATAGTGTCACATGACTGAAGTTCAAAAAGTTTAAGCGCCGATGTCGCCTGATTTCAGAAATATATCTAAAAAGCTGTATCTTACCTTTTTAAACACCACACCAATAATACACAGGCTAAAAGGAAGAGGGTGACGCTGAGTACTATTATAATTACCAAAAACACAGATAACCCTGAAGAAAAGGAACAAAGTGAAGCTTGTAACAATAACAGCAACAAAGAcatcaacagcaacaacaacaacaacaatgttaGTACTGGAGCCCATGTTGAGAGGGAAAACCATCCGACATTTTGGTGGATCTTGCAGAAACTGACCAAAAAAACATTGTTGCCAATATACAGTGGATTGTTTACGAATGTTAAACTCACGCTTTATCGATCCGAAGCACAGCAAAGTGCCAGCCCCACAGTGAAGTAAAAGAAGGGTGATATTTGTTACTTTTCACATAACCTACGCAGCGTTCATTTCATTCTCAGCGTGTATTTGATGGCTACTGTAATTTGATGAACATATATATCTAATACATTTTATTCTATGTACATTTTGTAGTTCCTCTCATCTGAATCATTGCCGCTACTCTCTATAACTTTCTTATTGCTAATTCCTATTTTGAAATGCGTAATGTAACTCTGCTCAATGTTgtagaaaacaaatatttcatttcgaaacaaaacaaatatgagATGCACATCTAAAAGAacaaattgaagaaaaacaCAGTATTTTGTTTTGGAAATGGAAAAGCAATaataaacttttttttaaaattcattccgATGCAGATTTTACAGTTCAGTTGATCACCTGTTGGCCTAACGATTAACTTAATATTTCCACGcaatttcttctttttcaattatttacaGAATCTGTGGCGTTGAACCCAGATAACCTAAGACGTGATTAGGTTGAAGCGACCTTTTATTTGCGAGTGTTGCTAGGCGCAATTACGTCAACTTCCGCACAATACAATCAATTTACTTTGTTTTGCAGAAAGTATATGACACACATGTATGTTCGGAGATACGTTCTAATCATCCATGATTTAGGTATATTGTCTGACCATAACACCGTGTACCCTTACATCTGATACAGCAAACGCTTTGACAACCATTATAAATCTAATGTACATAAAACGGTGTCACCGACCCGCTTTTGCAAGCGTGAGGTCGTCATGGTTCCAACTGGACATTTGGCGGGTAAATTCTCGTAAATTTTTGCGAGTTTTCTTATCCTTGACCAAATAAAGGTCTGATTACCACCCTACGGCGAGAGCATTGACTTTACAGACCGACTGCAAACACAGAGTTTAGCGCAGAGAGCAGACATTCCTGGCGTACAATATTCGGAATTTCCGTACTCCGTAGTCctctcagcacttactgtagactctccacagtcgctgtgcctggTTTTGTGCGCGCCACGATGGGTCTGCATTCGAAAGCTACGCTGTGCTGTGAGAagacgcgctgccagacacagggactgtcggttcttgcaaggatatgaatattcataaggatggtgacgtcaaaagaaaaacctatctaactgggcttAGTGAATATTATACTAGTAGCTaatagacctatatacgcggtatgtttttatttgtcattttacattttatttggctatggtacttgtcatttgctTTTGATTTACGGATGCGTAGAGTTctgtaaagtacccggatcaggcagaaatccgaccggtcgtttgcaagaacgtccagaccctgggattcgcgtcacgtctttgaagggcgcgcgcgtgttccaactgttttacagggaagaacgcgaatcgcagggtctctgccagactacgcTTACtgtagaatgcgtctcgggaAAATAttcccaaacttttacaattcttttctgatctaccgcctTTGGGGGATTCTTTCTTACGCTGTTGGAGTAGTAAGAATaattttcatcgtcttagtttttcgaacatcgaaaattgtatttttccctataaagctaacacagggatagcggtcattttgaatttcaaatatcggtaaatgtcagctCAGGTAAGttatttctccagtaccaaactttgcattgtCACCCCTAGTTTtcattcttgctttggtagGAGAATTGTTGAcactttcattgaggaaagtttgagcaacagtttaagtctttcactttcaagttgCATACTATCTTAACATAGAGCGGGTATATTTTGCAAAGAAATTTTCCTAAAACGGGAACTTTAATGGTGTTTGAGCTGAAGTCTAAGTTTGCTAATAATAAAACTAACCCTAACAagaacagcagcagcagcagcaacaacaacaacaacaacgacgacgacgacgacaacaattatgatgacATTCATTTTATCGtttgaagtttgcaaaactGAACAAAGACTGGCTAGATTTACCTTCGAAAGACTTCGTATGAATAAATCGTAACACGCATCTAAAACTGACAAAGAAAAATGTTTACCAATACAAAGATTACACAGAGATCGTTTTCCTATTTTTTGGTAGCCCTTAAAATTTGACTCGAGGCAAAACACAACATCTTGGCGGTTCAGCTGTTTAGAATGACTTTTTAGGCGGCTATCTGTCTCATGTGCTGCAACAGCATTGGGAAATATGTTCGTAATGGTAAGATCTGTATGTttttaaccatagacagtagagtgtTCTGTCTATGTTTTAACCGAAGTTTATTTCATTATCCGTAGAAATGTACTGTGATATTATTATTCATGGTTAATTTTACACGCTTTCCGTCCGATGGTCCGTGATGTGAAGACAAACGTTACTCGGTGGGCGCGGGCATTACAATTATTACTACAACATGTTCAGCAATTACTGTAGTTTGTTGTGTCGAAAATAAATATCCAAAGTCACTATCCAGCATTTATGTATTCTCTGGCCTTGTTTGTTTCGTCCACACAGGCATTTCTATATGAATCCCCGGAAGCAGAGAGTAGAAATCGCCTTCACGAAGCAAACAAAGGAAAGAGAAATGTTTTTAAGGTATAGCTACACACCTTACAGACACTTTCAgacttttattttttctcaattgtaGAAGActcaaaccccaataaagtatcttttctgaaagccctgatattgggaaatccGACCATGTACAGTAcatagtcattatttgcatcatagtcacgtgacaagcgttcgGCTGAACCTTCCACAAATCAGTTTTTCCTCCCTTCAGCGAACACACTGCACGATTTCtggttgaaatttgtgcattgacaagccttagTAATATCCTTCCaatccgtgtctgggatttcctttatatgcctttgttttttgttatgtataggataaagcccgagtacgagggctcttctggtatataaaggcCAACCAatcgataaaatgtcgaggccgcaggccgagacattttatcgtagggttgaaCTTtttataccagaagagcccgagtacgagggttttatccgacttaaaaactatcgcccctaaggccagagaaaaaaaaatcttgttcatcggattttggaccaagtcccaggagcggcgagcgaaatttttttttttaattttttttaggccgaaggtaaacgcggtggcatttttgcacagatgcagacaaggcaagataattgtttccctttttaccagaaatatctcagacaagaaacactgatactggtaactgaattcaatactatatttcccaacaataacataggccattacattcacagttagtgtttgcacaacatattctgagcatttcaacattctctcagaataaaactgaaatgtacagcaaatcactgaaattcaacaattcagtattgtcctttaatattgtcctggtgggacctagcatctgagttttttcattttactttggccccatgttttggcctctttaccactgtctatatatacacattttacacaatggtctaacaacactgtactgtgatcggagtgaagttatatagtcatcattcagatcgtactttaacatcgacgcaaccatgtgttttgtcattgccgtaaatttttatactttcaatgcaattttcattcaatcggatgcaccgtccatctgtctgtcacgatcttgttgaacaaatcgccgaacgtaattcaggacaaacactgactgaatagcgtctctggaactaactgttggccatcacgtcgaatgttggcgatcaaattaatactcatgtgtgacatgtactaacctttacaaaacgagcaaatttctggccaaatcgacccactttgcgtcgtgattcgccaaattcagacgtcacaacaacgtgttggcggtcaactaagtccgaacacgtatgaagtctcattcaaaatcccgtgcccgcgaaaacccgacacagtgtagggcgccaccagcggcagtactaaaaatatttgtaatgcggaagtaagaatttgccgcgatcaaaaaaaaataaataaattccaaatatgccaaagtagaagcggcgattccgatgaacaatttattttttcttcctggcctaactgatatattttcgttttcaatgtgtttacgtcaaccgtcccctttgtcaatgtaacatgtttaggatatgaattaaaacttttatttgtgaaatagccttccaatgcaatggaacatcctataaatgccctagggcacattagtttaaatGTTTGTGCCACAGccgattttgtgttgcagcagGTTTCCTCtatgttaccaaatttgaatattagggaaaaacgtaccagatgtctacagaatatgacatgttcacttttgattggacagtactttactacggcgctgtcattcgtttctggaatttggtgaccaaggctttacgagtaaatgaaacaccctgaattgagcactctgatcggtcaatcaacagtagatagtttttaagcaCTATTAAAGTGTAAGACTAGGGTGCCTTTCATTGAATTATTATTGTCGCGCCcgataatttgaatggagactcGGAGACAAAACCGCAGACACTTAATATTATAATGTTAGTCAAAGTCTTGTTGAAGAAACGTTCCTCGGTCATTTATAAACGAAGTCTAAAAACAAACTACGTGGCTGCTTAAAGGTCTTTTCAAACCAAAAGATGGCACTAGCTCCAAACCATGGCGATACCTTCAATGGACGAGTTCCGCCAACTCCCGAAGTTGAGAtcagactctctctctctctctctctctctctctctctccctctctctctctctctctctctctctctctctctctctctctctctctctcgctccaGACTAAAATAACAACGTTAATACATATAGCAAAgcgatttttaccaaaatgactTACCGGTACATTGACTGACgctaaataataataataataataataataataataataagtcgGTGTTGaagtttgtgaaaattataTTACCTTCCTTTGTTGACCGATCACATAACTCTCCTTCCCATCCAGGAGCACATGTACAGTTGAATGTCTTACCCAACTGTAAACAAGTTCCATTATTCTTACACGGGTTGTCCTGGCACAAATTGACTGGAAggcaataaaataataatataatataatatatatatatatatatatatatatatatatatatatatatagtatatatatatatacacatactatttcatacatatatattcatacatatatatatatataacacatatatattcatacatatatattcatacatatatattcatacatacatacatacatacatatatatatatatatatatatatatatatatatatatatatacagatagatagatagataaatatcaTCAGACACCATCTTAGAGAACACATAATGATCCACTCTTTGCATTTGCATGACGTTACTATACACCattgctgtacttatttcctCCCAAGTAAATTTAAACTGTATGACTACTTCTGACTAtattgtataatatatatatatatatatatatatatatatatatatatatatatatatatatatatatatatatggtcagaagtatatatatatgtatgtatgtgtctgtttgtacatatatacattcacacatatatgtatgtgtatgtgtgtctgtgttgaTATGTCTGTCAGTGTGTGGGAGTGGATATGTCTGTGTGTGACATATAACACGGTGCTCGATGCAGGATCGCAGAGCATTATTACaataaaaatgacaatacaTCACATATATTTGCTGTGGCAACGTTTACTTGCATGAGTGTAACACAATCATGTATCACTTTGGTTGATTATTTCCTatatttgcttcaggtgcttataTGTTTGCTTCAAGTTGAATCAAACTATTGATGATGGTAGGTTGGGATGAAGATTGGCAAGTGTATATGTTGGGACCTAATCTTAGTGAAGGATGGAA contains the following coding sequences:
- the LOC139114759 gene encoding uncharacterized protein; this translates as MEEKVDDERPPTITGELMKVLSHIVYPTAPSAVPNPYETTSSEMQQRVQATESTASKPRLISITMKRKMRRSGDDAYDDDADCSSSHNIYNVPTNSVVELIPEVTEEEEEEEGYTTMSQHLPEYDALNTSDPGQKYLQQPPPAVGVKMDDNSYAIMKASVLESEDENYVAPSEIAGSAQDESFGLHMQDGNQQIIPAFSGNEYVGTDDISTLDDREGIPRPETSRAACGADYDGLSEEYYVNADKDDHEDCLPLRTSLAPVKSTMPSKVHHSDTEIEYFKPYQPNSDEGALALQSRSEGDRTSFV